The Oncorhynchus masou masou isolate Uvic2021 chromosome 13, UVic_Omas_1.1, whole genome shotgun sequence genomic interval TTAAAGGTTTGCAAATGGACCTGACCTAGGTATTTTCTATTGAATTTAGGCCTATTGTGAATCTGGCCTCTAACCTAATATGCCGTTAAGATCTGGCTCGTGAGACTATTGTGAATCTGGCCTCTAACCTAATACGCCGTTAAGATCTGGCTCGTGAGACTATTGTGAATCTGGCCTCTAACCTAATACGCCGTTAAGATCTGGCTCGTGAGACTATTGTGAATCCAATACCATCTCTGTCTTGAAAACCATACGTAAACTCCACCTAATCCCGGCACCTGCTGTTATGTAGGTAACCTGGAACTCGCTGAACTCGCTGTGCTCAGTGATTCCCTGATATTACGCTATGATGTAGCCAGTTCTCAGAACCTTCACTAGAGAAATTCCTAACGTAAAAAAAACCCTTTTTTGCCTGTGTCACTTTGTGGACAACAGGGGGAGAAGATACTATTTCATACCATTtaattgttttactattttctacattgtaaaataatattgaagacaacaaaactatgaaataacacatgtggaatcatgcagtaaccaaagaagtgttaaacaaatcaaaaatatgttttatatatttgagattcttcaaatagctgccctttgccttgatgacagctttgcacacttgtggcattctctcaaccagcttcacctggaatattttttccaacagtcttgaaggggttcccacacatgctgagcacttgttcactctgcggtccgactcatcccagaccatctcaatttggttgaaatCAGgagattgtggagaccaggtcaccTGATGGGgcaccccatcactctccttcttggtaaaatagcccttacacagcctggaggtgtgttgggtcattgtcctgttgaaaaacaaatgatagtcccactaagcgcaaaccagatgggctggagtatcgctgcagaatgctgtggtagccatgctggttaagtgtgccttgaatcctAAACAAATCACAgacgtcaccagcaaagcaccttcacaccataacacctcctcctccatgcttcacggtggcaaATACACATACAGCgataatccgttcacccacacagcATCGcacagacacggcggttggaaacaaaaatctccaatttggactccagaccaaaggacaaatttccattGCTTGTTTCTTGGcgtaagcaagtctcttcttcttatcggtgtcctttagtagtggtttctttgcaggaattagaccatgaaggcccgattaaagcagtctcctctgaacagatgtgtccgttacttgaactctgaagcatttatttgggctgcaatttctgaggctggtaactctaatgaacttatcctctgcagcagaggaaactctgggtcttccattcctgtggcggtcctcatgagagccagtttcatcataatgcgtgatgttttttgcaactgcactagAAAGTTTTAACGTTCttaattttccgtattgactgaccttcatgtcttataaaagtaatgatggactgtcgtttctctttgcttatttgagctgttcttgcccgAATATGGACttgggtcttttaccaaatagggctgtgtctgtataccatccctaccttgtcacaacacaactgattggctcaaacgcattaagaaggaaagaaattccacaaatcaacttaacaaggcacacctgtcaattgaaatgcattccaggtgactacctcatgaagctggttgagagaatgccaagcgcgtgcaaagctgtcatcaaggcagagggtggctactttgaagaagctgtcatcaaggcagagggtggctactttgaagaatctcataaaatatttttatttaacaattttggggttactacatgattccatatgtgttatttcattgttttgatgtcttcactattctacaatgtagaaaatagtaaaaataaagaaaccctggaatgagtaggtgtgttagacttttgactggtacacacacacacacacacacacacacacacacacacacacaaggatagGCAAATGAGTGATAATGTATGTTTCATTAAGGTTGGCTTCTTAGCATTCATAGCAATGGTTGTCAACTGTACCGCAGAGATGGAACATAAGTCACAGAAATAGATGTGGGGGTACGAGATTTAACTTCAGAatagttacagggtgtgttaagtggtaGTGTCCCGTCCTCTCAGGTCGTTGGGGTAGGATTCGACGGGTTTAAAGTAGTAAAATACATTTGTGGGTACTAACCCACAGAATCCTTCACTCTTGGTCCACCCTATGCATATTCTGCACTACTCTGACCCTGGcgacctcaacctgcctctctcgcaccGGACACCTCCGATTCCCAACTAAATGGCAACCCTACAGTTGACTACTTTTTCCACCGTAACTACACATTGCTTTGTCCCATGTCCTCCTGCATACTTGGAATCTctcttcctacacactgctgcgaCATGCCTATAAAAGTGACACAGAACACAGCAAATCCAAGTTCCATTCAATAACAATTAGCCGGGGGGCTTTGACATAGATAATTTAGCACGCATGGCCAaaacagaagtgtgtgtgtgctcagttagctaacgttacacaCATTAGCAACAACACTGAATGTAAAATCATCCGGTTCCACATTGCTAAAAAAGTTATTTTCATGAAATAAAAAGGTGCTAGCGATGTCACGTTAGCTTCCCGAAAGTGAGGTCCAGTTAGCAAATAAGAGACAAATGACTATTTAGCTACGTTAGGTGGCTTCTCGTTTAGCTAAATGAAAACAAAGAGGCATTGAAACGTTATAAATATAATTGGAGATATTTAAATCTGCATTTAATTGCAATAACCCAGGTAAGTTTCCGGGGCTATAGCTAGGAGTTGGTTAGAAAGTGTTTGCTAGTTCGCGTAATTGTTTTTAGCtacgttagctggctagctagccaactaagtGTTGGAACTTCACTtccaaagtttaaaaaaaattcacCAACATAGATGTAGACTATATAGCTAGGTATATGATTAGAGTTAGTCAAATGTACCTTACCATTGGggtaatgttttttgttgttgttgttgaatggCTTCGTATTGATTCCACACCGCTTTGTCTGTTGTTAGGGACCACTATTTGGCAGGAAGTGTTTACTTTACTGTCTATGGTACGCCTTACGCACGCGTGTGGTTCACCCTGAGGATTCAATCTGGACCGGGGCCCGGGTTCCCAAAATGAACTTGTCTGGCTTTGCTTTTGGGAGAATCGGGCTCAGAGCTATACATTTTTGAGTTTTGTCAATTTTTATAAATTTCTCTGGTCTAGACTACATTCTAAAATGTAACAAACATTTCGGGGTCCTGTAAAggaaagtttgggaacccctttGAAGTAGAGGCTCTGTTGTGATCTCTATTTGATGCGGGTGTCCTGGTTTTACCACTGAACTTGTTTCTACATTAAAACATGTTTATGAAATTATATGGAATATAATAATTGAATGTAGCCTATTTTTCCAAAAGAGCAGCACCAATAATCAAAATGTACcggaacattaaaaaaaaaattgttcctAAGAATGGTACTTATTCAGGTCAAATGGACTGTTTTAGCCTACTACTTACCAAGGCTCATCATTTCACACATTTTCTAAATATATATCTTCTTGTAACTCCTTGATTCAATATCAAACTGGCCTCCAGAAAAATACTTGGTTAATAcattccattggaatttggtcaATACATTTTATTTACCATTTTGAAAAGAGATTACAATTCATTATTTAATTGATCAATTTTAGGAATTTGTCCTCTGGTCTTTAAACATACGGTACACTATGTGTCATGACATATACATAGAGAAAGCCTGTGATTTTTATTACACTATTCATGGCCATCAGTAAATGAATGGCTGTAGCACTATCTACGAAGAGTCATTTCAGTTTAAGCTCTCAACATTGCAGCAGCACAACTTTTCAGGCTGTTGTCTTGACCagggtcacccccccccccaaccaggGTTTTGCCCTGGCACTACACAGCGGATTCTAATCATCGAAgcttgatgagttggttattataaatcagctgtgtagttctagagcaaaaaacaaaacgtgcacctggggggggggctcaggacTGAGTTTGGAAAACACTGATCTAGACCAGGACTTCCTATCCTAACAcgactgagacagacacactttACACACCGACAGACATTCGACAGTTCCTTTCTATCAGTCTAGCTGGAGTTCTGTACACGATGCAAATGGTTATACGTAACAATCTAATGGATTCTCTAGTGTTTCGCCAGCAAAACAGCAAATCACTTTCACTCACAAGAATAACAATGATTGATATGTGCTCTTACAGCAGAAGACCTAATATTGATTACCCCCATCTTCTGTATTTATGACATATATTCAGTCTACAAACAGCTTGTCAACACAGTCTTGGGAGCGAACATGTGTAAAAATGCAGGCATGAGAAGAGCAAGGTTAGAAAAGAATACATTTTTCCCCACTTAGGGAGCACATTTCTTTTTAGATGTATAAATACTTTTACATATTTAGAGCTTggtaatatatttatatttgctTTTCTGTTAAGGAGTCGAGTGgggaaaaaaaagtgtttttaaaAAGACTACTTTGTGATTACTCTGAATGAAATATGTGTTTTTAAAAAGACTACTTTGTGATTACTCTGAATGAAATATAGGCCTACGATGAACAGTACCCGGACATGGAAAACCAATGGACTTTTTGGTCAGATACAGATAATATAACATGAAATAATATTGCAGATTTCTtgtaaaatacaatattttgtgtCTGCTTCCTATACATTGTAATTTTTTGGCTCCAACATTGTCTGCATGTGGAGAAAAAGTGGTGACCAGCAGAATTAAGTTCAAATGGTACAATGATACCTTATTTGATCCAAAACAAACTTATTTCACATTGATCATTTCTGGTGTTTTCCTACTTGTTTAGCTAATATATTTTGATGGTGAACAGATGTTACTATTGTGATTTAGAGGGTGAACAGATCAATAGTATGATTGAGGGTGAACAGGAACAGATCAATAAGTATGATTTTCAGTGTGAACAGATCAATAAGTATGATTTTCAGGGTGAACAGATATGCAGCTGAACATGAGACAGAGTGGATGCTTAAACAATGCAATCACCCTTAATGCCTCAAGTGCAATCCAGCATTCACACAACAAGCGACAACAAATGCCGTGTGACATGTAAGTCTTCAGTGTATATACAGAATGATCAGGAAGGCAGGGCCCTCTCCAGTCTGTGTTTGATGCAGCCTAGCCGTACCGGGTGCAGTACTGTTCTCGGATCTTCGCTGCCGTGAAACTTCAGTCACTTCACTCTTCTTTCCGACAGTGGTCGTGGTCCACAGCGATTAGAGAGAAACATCCTTTCTCCTTGTAGTACGAAACAACGTCCCACCTTGGCACACTTTGCATCAGGTAAGTAGGGTCATTGGTATTGAAGATTGGAGTCCCATGTGATGCACACCTCTCATGCAACAATCCCAGGAGATCTGGAGTCCtagaccccccccctctcccctcccccccttttcctctcaggcatgttcaggagtcttattaaCAACCCATGAACACCTCCCACACCACTCATACAGTACATGGTGCCTGTCTCTGCCGGTGTCTCTATTTGttcccatccccctctcatcaTCAACAGAGGTGATGAAGACAGAGGAGTCCCTCACATGAAGCCGTCAGTGGGTCCATAGGAGAAGCCTGGGAAGGCTCCAGCTGCCTCCTTGATGCTGCTGGTCACCAGCAGGCCGTCCGTGTTGCACAGCGACGAGGTCACAGGGAGGTGGGTGAACTCTGGGTCAAAGTGCCTGAGGTCCGTGGGCCCGCTCTGTGAAAGCCAACCGACCAGAGGAGTGTATTAGAGACGGCCTCCGAAACACAAATCATCAAATTCACATTTCACACATTATAAAAGGTAACTGTCAACGTctcctttctcctgaagtgtggacttgttcactacttcccacaaactaaaagcattggattggtggaggCGAGGACTAAAGGGAGTTTCCccatctacagtatacagtcttCTGATAAATGTACGTACCACAGAGGGAATGTAGGGTGGTGTGATCTTCCTGGCCATCAGGTCATCCCAGTTGATGGGTGAGAAGAAGGTGTGGCACTTCAGCTCCATCTACAGGTGAATAGGAATACTACATCAACCcactggtacagtacagtagcactAGTACAGAACAGCCTTTACTGACACCTTGTTAGTGTTGTTTTATGTATTGTATAGTACATTGATTCTGTATTAGGCTGCTGAGGGGAAGCAGGCtcctaataatgtctggaacagaacaaatggaatgtcatcaaacacctggaaaccatggaaaccatgtgtttgatgtatttgataccattccacttatttcgctccagccattacagccattaccacgagccggtcctccccaattaagatggcaccaacctcctgtgatatatatatatatatatatataacttacAAAATCATCTTTCACTCCCAGCCTCTTGGTGCGGTCCTTCTGCAGGAGTCCCTCCAACAGTTCCCTGCCCGAGTTGGACACGTTGGGCTTCAGTATCAGAGGCTTGTTCAGGATATTGTTGTACATCTCAGCTGTGTTACGACTGTAGAAGGGTGGCTATGGAGGGAGACCAAGAGCAAACATGTGTACATGCTACTTAGTCAAACTCCTAACACACCAGGCACCATGATTGTCAGTGTACTTGTGATTTATAAattacattactattactatatTGAACTGACATAGTGAAAAGGGTTgtatcccaaatgtcaccctattccctttatagtgccctacttttgaccagggtcaatatggctctggtcaaaagaagtgcactacatagggaatagggtgccatttcggatgtATCAATTTTGAATAACACATTTAGATGCATTGTGAAAACTGAAAGATGATGAAAAAATCTGTAAAAAAAAGCATATGGATGACTCACCAGTCCATAGAGCATCTCGTACAGCACCGATCCCAGGCACCACCAGTCCACTGTGCGGTCGTACGCCTGCTTCTGCAGCACCTCGGGGGCCAGGTACTCTGGCGTTCCACAGAAGGTTGTGGTGGTTCCAGTGGGTGCCAGGCCCTCTTTGCAGAGGCCAAAGTCTGTCAGGACGATGTGTCCCGTTGAGGCGAGCAGGATATTCTCAGGCTTCAGATCtctgagggggaagagaaggggaaggTTATGAAACAGGGCACCAATATAACGTTGAGGCGAGCAGGATATTCTCAGGCTTCAGATCTCTGTGAGGCGGAAGAGAAGGGGAAGGTTATGAAACAAGGCACCAATATAAATACAATATTTACATTTTTCTTGTCACATTAATTTCCTAGTATCCCTTAGCATTCAGTCATTTTATCACtcgctaggtttccatccaattgtatggacagattttcatgtgaatattctaaaatctgcataaagacAACATGCGCATTCTCCCACCAGCGGTGTTCCCACCAAACAGACTTGATGCAGATAAAAATCAGTGCGTGATGACGTAGCGCACACATCATGTACTTTTTCAATTAAGGTTTCATGTACGGAATAGAAATCTAAAGTTCAATGTatcgttaaatagcaaatgtgtctACTGTTGGCACGTATCCTCTAGCCAACAGGCGGCAGAGATACAGTTCGGGTAGACGAGTCTACatgattattatggataagagcattGCTTCATTTTAGCCAGATCCTACCGGAACAGAATCCGTCACCTCTCCGTTTTGGACTGTTTCGTTCCGGAACCTATTTGACCAGATGCGGTACCTCTCGTTGGATGAAAAATCCAACAAGAGTTTTTTTGCAATGTAAAAGTTATAATAAACATAATTAATGTTCATTCGAGTTCTTCGTTAATTCTCCACACGCttcataatgtattttttttatatagccGCGCAAGGTTCTGGACGAGCTACAACACACCTgataaattgaaatacatttaagTGCCAAAATTACTGTTCAGAAAGAAATGAAATAATTCAGAATATCCTACAACACCACAAGAAAGCCAAGCATGTTACCACAGAGGATAAAtagcttgtttaaaaaaaatagcctagctgtggagtATAGTCGAATAACAAGGCATATCCTACAGTCGGGAACACGTGGCAGATCTGTCAGCTGTAGGATACCAAAATACTTCATCAACATCCAAATATTGTGTTACAaattaaaaagagagagaggctttGGCACGAGCGCATAACGCCATCACCAGCGAGCTGCATGCTCATCATTGTGTGTGTCAGTAAAACTGGAAAGCatttttaggactataatttcctcATACTGTAGCATAAAATAAGTCTGCACACTcctaggctattgatggattcaatACAAGGTAGTTTTCGTtgatctcagtttgtcagtgtcagagTATCCACTCAATTTGACCAAGTGTGCTGTATTATGGGGCTTTCAAGACAACAGGGAACTCGAAAAATTACCAtgttgaatcatgacgtcagtgatcttcaggtcggagccctagaaagaggcccgagttccccactaagaattccgagttggatgacagtTCAAAACCAATTTCCCAAGTCAGAGCATTTTTCTTCCCTTCAGATTTACTCAATTGTCTGAAACGCTCGGAAGTAGGCTATTTCCCAGCTCCAAGTTCCCAGTTTTGAATGCGGCATTAAAAAAGATCACTCCTAAATCTCCAGTCATATAAAATGACGTAGAATTTCATTTAAATTAGTTTATAAAAAGACCAAAATGTCCCATGTGTGCAACTTTTGTAAGTGCCACTACGCAAATGTGATGATATGAATTAAATGCCTTATTATAAAGGTGATTTGTTTTTCTTCTCATGTGTTCCGGTACTTCAGTTTCCCAGGTCACCCTTCTCTCCCGCTCCCTTTTTGTTTCCTGCTCTTCCCGATTTGACAAATTAAGCACGGGATAAGACTGCAAATATTTGTCAAACAGCAGAAacgcatcgatcatcatgtcaccagaataatcCCCTCGATATgcattggaaaggagcatcaagatcaccgTGCACTTTTCACCACGTGAAATTCATCTCAATcgatttaatctgtagcctactAAACAGCATGGTTTCCTGGACGTAGTGGACTAGGACCAACAAACCATATCGATATGATGCatgttatatcaatatttgcgcattaaGGCGTTTACACATCCATTTatcacataattaattttacagatACAAAAAGATCGCACCACGTCGAAATGATCTTTCGGCATTTGTTAAATTGTACCGAAACTTCTTGTTTCCATCACTGCTGCTGTCCTGATTTCTTTCATTTTTTATACAGAAGGACTTTACTcacataaaaactgtggatgggaAACGTGGTTAGTGATGTAATGGTGAAAAAAAAAAAGGGGAAAAAAAGTGGGTAAACGATGATCGCTGTTTGTGGTGAGTAAAGTAACGCTTTCTATACCTTCGATGCATTTTTGCACAAAAGGTTTAGGTGGGTAAACGGTGTTTACGTGCGTTTAccttccactacaccactggcccttattCACTCGTGCACGTTTTAGGGCAAAAAACCAGACGGCACACTATGAGTGGTATTTTTCCGGTCATGTGCTATTACATATGGCCACCACCAGGGGGTGGTGTAGGATAGCATGTTAGTTTGTACCTGTAAACAATATGCAGGGAGTGGAGGTATCCCAGAGCACTGGCGATCTCTGCAGCGTAGAACCTGGCTCTGGGTTCTAggaacaccctctctctctgtagatggtaGAACAACTCTCCTCCATTCACGTAGTCGAGGACAAAGTAGAGTTTGTCAGTAGTCTGGAAGGAAAAGTGCAGGCCCACCAGGAAAGGATGTTTGATATTCTTCATCAGGACACTTCGCTCCGCCATGATATGCTTTTGCTGAATGagcgaggaagaggaagagagcatACCATTCACGATGACAGTAGTCCAAAAGAAACCTCGGAGCAGCTGAGTGGTTGTATGTATTTGTGGCTATTTGCAGTTTTCTCGGAGTAGTGATTGTGTGTTTTAATAGCAAAGACCAGTTAAGACTCACCTCTTTCTTCTTCAAGATGATTTTCTTCTGTAGAACCTTGACAGCGTAATACTCGTTGCTGTCCCGGTGACGAGCCAGCAGGACTTTCCCAAAGCTCCCTTTGCCAATGATTTTCAGGTAGTCAAAATCACTTGGTTTGATCGCCAACTCCTCCGCTAGAGAGCTTCTGGGGAACGCCAGGCACATCTGAAAAaaaggagcggagaggagaaagGTAAGAACAACCATCTTGGCTCTGGATTAAATGATCTATTCACACCCATGTGAATCTTACAGTacgtgtcctaaatggcaccctattccctatacagtgcactacttttgacctgaacCCTATGAGCTGTGgtcaaaaagcagtgcactatggggggcatatggtgccatttgggttgACCTCTTTCTGTCTGCCCCAGGGGCCAAGTGTTGTGCTCACCGGATTCAGAAGTTCATCATCGTCCAGCTCTTCATTCTGGTTCTCATCGATCTTGAGGAAGTCAACTTCAGAGCTGAGGAAGGAACACAgagaaaaatcaaatcaaatcaaatgttaactTTAAGACGTTAAAATGGAATCCTCCGCCACTGTTGATTCTCTGACGTAATTTTGACTGATACATTAATTTGCCACTGTGATTTTTAGGGATGACATGGTATTTTCTAGAGTGTATAAATTATAATATTAATACTTGGCTTGGCATTGAAAGACAGTTTTGCAATTACTATGATTGGTACCCACTTTGGAAGATGGGACATTGCGATGCCTGTGACTGTTGGTATTTCAGGTGAACAAGGCTGAGTTTTACAGTGATTACATTTAGCAAATAGATAGAGAAGGTTCCATCTGTCATTTAAATTAATCTGACCAATGAGGACAAGCAGGCTAAGCCTTTCAATAAGGGTCTCTACTAACTACTCATAGACAATAAGGGTCTCTACTAACTACTCATAGACAATAAGGGTCTCTACTAATTTACCaagtcagctctgggattcgaaccagtgaccgtttggttactggcccaatgctctttacagctaggctacctgcagcacCATCTGGATA includes:
- the LOC135551717 gene encoding serine/threonine-protein kinase Sgk1-like; translated protein: MAVTEAPCDLSYCKMRGIVSVLTAFIKERKMGLNDLISKLVSNPHICHHSEVDFLKIDENQNEELDDDELLNPMCLAFPRSSLAEELAIKPSDFDYLKIIGKGSFGKVLLARHRDSNEYYAVKVLQKKIILKKKEQKHIMAERSVLMKNIKHPFLVGLHFSFQTTDKLYFVLDYVNGGELFYHLQRERVFLEPRARFYAAEIASALGYLHSLHIVYRDLKPENILLASTGHIVLTDFGLCKEGLAPTGTTTTFCGTPEYLAPEVLQKQAYDRTVDWWCLGSVLYEMLYGLPPFYSRNTAEMYNNILNKPLILKPNVSNSGRELLEGLLQKDRTKRLGVKDDFMELKCHTFFSPINWDDLMARKITPPYIPSVSGPTDLRHFDPEFTHLPVTSSLCNTDGLLVTSSIKEAAGAFPGFSYGPTDGFM